The following coding sequences lie in one Cronobacter universalis NCTC 9529 genomic window:
- a CDS encoding flagellin N-terminal helical domain-containing protein has product MATIFNNLMSGNVLTQQKKTAASLSQSIERLSSGMRINSAKDDAAGQAIANRMSATLRANDVASRSMNDGISLSQTAEGALSEVTDLLTRAKELAVQSATGTLGASDRAAISAEFSEIKAQIDAISTGTTIFGKYPLAPAASPPPPASQLGNIPSINQRFPVPGQQYTFSSGLVPLAYIPAGATDITLTINSGWMDDDIQLFSRDGSHLVGTPVNGPTRDFTWTNNGVNSTATANTKVISTDNGFLPGASYSDANLTQGPATYNVNGGAVKQYNGMTITYSGDGDRYETPATGWANNGTVSPGDYVERLSIDKVTEDVIIMVVGNGSFYGQMTWTKLPKPTDPPDNGPVSTDTDIVMSADYGEAVQYKTIPGTPSDTKTLGLDTARLDNQQSASQAIDAIDHALDTVSAYRGTYGSLVNTFDSAKAGLAQDTAATTAARSRIEDADFAQEASNLSRTQILQQAGDAVLAQANQQAQSVLSLLK; this is encoded by the coding sequence ATGGCGACTATCTTCAACAATCTGATGTCCGGCAATGTCCTGACGCAGCAGAAAAAAACGGCCGCTAGCTTAAGCCAGTCCATCGAGCGGCTCTCATCCGGCATGCGCATTAACAGCGCGAAGGATGACGCTGCCGGGCAGGCTATCGCCAACCGTATGTCCGCCACGCTCAGGGCGAATGACGTGGCCTCGCGCAGCATGAACGACGGGATCAGCCTCTCGCAGACGGCCGAAGGGGCGCTTTCTGAAGTGACCGATCTGCTGACGCGCGCAAAAGAGCTTGCCGTGCAGTCCGCGACCGGCACGCTGGGCGCAAGCGATCGCGCGGCGATCTCTGCGGAGTTCAGCGAGATCAAAGCGCAGATAGACGCGATTTCCACAGGGACGACGATTTTCGGCAAATATCCGCTGGCGCCCGCGGCATCGCCGCCGCCGCCCGCGTCGCAGCTCGGCAATATTCCGTCTATCAACCAGCGCTTCCCGGTGCCAGGCCAGCAATACACCTTTTCGTCCGGACTGGTGCCGCTGGCCTATATTCCGGCAGGCGCGACCGACATCACGCTTACGATTAACTCGGGTTGGATGGATGACGATATCCAGCTGTTCAGCCGCGATGGCAGCCATCTCGTCGGTACGCCGGTGAACGGCCCCACGCGCGATTTCACCTGGACCAATAACGGGGTGAACAGCACGGCGACCGCCAACACAAAAGTTATCTCGACCGATAACGGTTTTTTGCCGGGCGCCAGTTACAGCGACGCGAACCTGACGCAGGGGCCCGCCACCTACAACGTGAACGGCGGCGCGGTGAAGCAGTACAACGGCATGACCATCACCTACAGCGGCGATGGCGACCGCTACGAAACGCCGGCGACGGGCTGGGCCAACAACGGGACGGTATCGCCCGGCGACTATGTCGAGCGGCTTTCTATCGATAAGGTGACGGAAGATGTGATTATCATGGTGGTCGGCAACGGCTCGTTTTACGGACAGATGACCTGGACGAAACTGCCGAAGCCCACCGATCCGCCGGATAACGGGCCGGTCAGCACCGATACGGATATCGTAATGAGCGCGGACTATGGCGAGGCGGTGCAGTATAAAACCATCCCCGGCACGCCCTCGGACACGAAAACGCTCGGCCTTGATACCGCGCGGCTTGATAATCAGCAGAGCGCGTCGCAGGCGATAGACGCCATCGATCACGCGCTCGATACTGTGAGCGCGTATCGGGGCACCTACGGGAGCCTCGTGAATACGTTCGATTCGGCGAAGGCCGGGCTGGCGCAGGATACCGCCGCCACGACCGCCGCGCGCAGCCGCATTGAGGATGCGGATTTCGCGCAGGAGGCGAGCAATCTCAGCCGGACGCAGATCCTGCAACAGGCCGGGGACGCCGTGCTGGCGCAGGCGAACCAGCAGGCGCAGAGCGTGCTCTCGTTGCTTAAATAA
- a CDS encoding phosphatase PAP2 family protein has translation MRTFSPLFWPARPRINKTISLYSLPARFYVGQLALLTALGVLFTWLSRTETLDRWLTQMWFDAAAGNFPWQDNPWLDLLNHRLAKYCAIAVAVGSLLYGVIRRHPRWVMVAVLMGLGAAVVGILKATSHHSCPWDLVEYGGKALSYPLFGAAPDGSGPGRCFPGGHASSGFMVMGLWFGLKREHPGYARLALAAGIALGLAMGFGQVMRGAHFFTHNLWAGWWVWLTQVVTWGVTTTLMNKEPATL, from the coding sequence ATGCGTACTTTTTCTCCGCTTTTCTGGCCCGCCAGGCCCCGGATAAATAAGACAATCTCCCTTTATTCCCTGCCCGCGCGCTTTTATGTTGGTCAGCTCGCGCTGTTAACGGCGCTGGGCGTGCTGTTCACCTGGCTGTCACGCACGGAAACGCTGGACCGCTGGCTGACGCAGATGTGGTTTGACGCCGCGGCAGGAAATTTTCCGTGGCAGGACAACCCCTGGCTTGATCTGCTCAACCACCGGCTCGCCAAATATTGCGCCATCGCGGTCGCCGTCGGGAGCCTGCTGTATGGCGTGATTCGTCGCCATCCGCGCTGGGTAATGGTCGCGGTGCTGATGGGCCTCGGGGCCGCCGTGGTCGGTATCCTGAAAGCCACCAGCCATCACAGCTGTCCGTGGGATCTCGTTGAGTATGGCGGAAAGGCGCTCTCTTATCCGCTCTTCGGCGCGGCGCCCGACGGCAGCGGCCCTGGCCGCTGTTTTCCCGGCGGCCACGCCTCCAGCGGTTTTATGGTGATGGGCCTCTGGTTCGGCCTTAAGCGCGAACATCCGGGATACGCCCGGCTGGCGCTGGCGGCAGGCATTGCGCTGGGGCTCGCGATGGGCTTCGGCCAGGTGATGCGCGGCGCGCATTTCTTCACCCATAACCTGTGGGCAGGCTGGTGGGTGTGGCTCACGCAGGTGGTGACGTGGGGCGTGACCACCACATTGATGAATAAGGAACCCGCAACCCTATGA
- the dacC gene encoding serine-type D-Ala-D-Ala carboxypeptidase, whose amino-acid sequence MTSFSRSGARRVLALSGAFLLISLSTAHAADPMAPAAPDVDARAWILMDYHSGKVLAEGNADEKLDPASLTKLMTSYVVGQALKAGKIHLDDKVTVGKDAWATGNPALRGSSLMFLKPGDQVSVADLNKGVIIQSGNDASIAIADYVAGSQDAFVSLMNGYAQRLGLTNTTFKTVHGLDAPGQFSTARDMALLGKALIHDVPDEYAIHKEKEFTFNKIRQPNRNRLLWSSSMNVDGMKTGTTAGAGYNLVASATQGDMRLISVVLGAKTDGIRFRESEKLLTWGFRFFETVTPIKPDAAFVNQRVWFGDSSEVKLGAGEAGSVTIPKGQLKNLKATYTLNSPQLTAPLKQGQVVGTIDFQLNGKSIEQRPLVVMEAVNEGGFFSRMWDFVLMKFHQWFGSWFS is encoded by the coding sequence ATGACCTCATTCTCACGCTCCGGCGCTCGTCGCGTGCTGGCTCTCTCAGGCGCGTTTCTTTTAATTTCTCTCTCCACCGCCCACGCGGCCGACCCGATGGCGCCCGCCGCGCCGGACGTCGACGCCCGCGCCTGGATCCTGATGGACTACCACAGCGGCAAAGTGCTGGCGGAAGGCAACGCGGATGAAAAACTCGATCCGGCGAGCCTCACCAAACTGATGACCAGCTATGTGGTCGGCCAGGCGCTGAAGGCAGGTAAAATTCATCTCGATGATAAAGTGACCGTCGGCAAAGACGCCTGGGCGACCGGTAACCCGGCGCTGCGCGGCTCGTCGCTGATGTTTTTAAAACCCGGCGATCAGGTGTCGGTGGCCGATCTCAACAAAGGCGTGATTATTCAGTCCGGCAACGACGCCAGTATTGCCATCGCCGATTATGTGGCGGGCAGCCAGGACGCGTTTGTCAGCCTGATGAACGGTTACGCGCAGCGCCTCGGCCTGACTAACACGACCTTTAAAACGGTTCACGGCCTCGATGCGCCGGGGCAGTTCAGCACCGCGCGCGATATGGCGCTGCTCGGCAAGGCGCTGATCCACGACGTGCCGGATGAGTACGCCATCCATAAAGAGAAAGAGTTTACGTTCAATAAGATCCGCCAGCCGAACCGCAACCGACTGTTGTGGAGCAGCAGCATGAACGTCGATGGAATGAAAACCGGCACCACGGCGGGCGCGGGCTATAACCTGGTCGCCTCGGCGACGCAGGGCGATATGCGCCTGATCTCCGTCGTGCTGGGCGCGAAAACCGACGGCATTCGCTTTCGTGAATCGGAAAAGCTGCTGACCTGGGGCTTCCGCTTCTTTGAAACCGTCACGCCGATTAAACCGGATGCCGCGTTCGTCAACCAGCGCGTCTGGTTTGGCGACAGCAGCGAAGTGAAACTTGGCGCGGGCGAGGCGGGCTCGGTGACGATCCCGAAAGGCCAGCTGAAAAACCTGAAAGCTACGTATACGCTGAATTCGCCGCAGCTTACCGCGCCGCTGAAGCAGGGCCAGGTGGTCGGCACCATCGATTTTCAGCTGAACGGCAAGAGCATCGAGCAGCGCCCGCTGGTGGTCATGGAAGCGGTAAATGAAGGCGGCTTCTTCAGCCGGATGTGGGATTTCGTGCTGATGAAATTCCACCAGTGGTTCGGGAGCTGGTTCTCGTAA
- a CDS encoding glutathione S-transferase family protein, translated as MITVWGRENSTNVKKVLWCLEELELPYNRIPAGGKYGVNHDADYLEMNPNGLVPCLRDDETGLVLWESNAIVRYLAAQYGQGRLWLESPVERARGEKWMDWAISTLPAPHRGVVFSLVRTPPEQRDPALIEESKKQCDALFAILDAELAKTPWLSGDAFGIADMAPAPHIYNLFNVGIEWTPRPHLERWYQQLTERPAFRNIVMIPVS; from the coding sequence ATGATTACCGTATGGGGTCGAGAAAATTCCACTAACGTGAAGAAGGTGCTGTGGTGTCTGGAAGAGCTGGAGCTGCCGTATAACCGCATTCCGGCGGGCGGCAAATATGGCGTTAACCACGACGCGGATTATCTGGAAATGAACCCGAACGGGCTGGTGCCGTGCCTGCGCGACGATGAAACTGGTCTGGTGCTGTGGGAATCGAACGCCATCGTGCGTTATCTGGCGGCGCAGTATGGCCAGGGCCGTCTGTGGCTGGAAAGCCCCGTTGAGCGCGCCCGCGGCGAAAAGTGGATGGACTGGGCCATCAGCACGCTGCCCGCCCCGCACCGCGGCGTCGTCTTCAGCCTCGTGCGCACGCCGCCCGAGCAGCGCGATCCGGCGCTGATTGAAGAGAGCAAAAAGCAGTGCGACGCGCTGTTCGCCATTCTTGACGCCGAACTGGCGAAAACGCCGTGGCTCTCCGGCGACGCGTTCGGCATCGCCGATATGGCGCCTGCCCCGCACATCTATAACCTCTTTAACGTGGGCATCGAATGGACGCCGCGCCCGCACCTGGAGCGCTGGTATCAGCAGCTCACCGAGCGCCCGGCGTTTCGCAATATCGTCATGATCCCGGTGAGCTGA
- a CDS encoding MFS transporter produces MSSDVNHSSALRHRTWALFLFFFLPGLLMASWATRTPSIRDVLAVSTAGMGIVLFGLSVGSMSGILCSGWLVKRLGTHTVIRNGMALGVIGMLLMALALWFASPLLFACGLAVLGAGMGSAEVALNVEGATVEQLQNKTVLPMMHGFYSLGTLIGAGIGLSLTALHFRADLHLAIATLITVIPIIIGLRAIPRGVGIETKEARQQRPAGHIPFWRDTQLLLIGLIVLAMAFAEGSANDWLPLLMVDGHGFSPTSGSLIYAGFTLGMTLGRFFGGWFIDRYSRVNVVRASAIMGALGIGLIIFVDNPIIASVSVLLWGLGASLGFPLTISAASDTGPDAPVRVSVVATAGYIAFLVGPPLLGFLGEHYGLRSAMLVVLSLVVLAAVVARAVAKPATPVASASGQARDVI; encoded by the coding sequence ATGTCATCCGACGTGAATCACTCTTCCGCGCTGCGTCACCGGACGTGGGCGCTGTTTCTGTTTTTCTTTCTGCCGGGCCTGTTGATGGCCTCCTGGGCGACCCGCACGCCGTCCATTCGTGATGTGCTGGCGGTCTCCACCGCTGGCATGGGCATTGTGTTGTTCGGGCTTTCCGTTGGCTCCATGAGCGGTATTCTCTGCTCCGGCTGGCTGGTGAAGCGCCTCGGCACGCATACGGTTATCCGCAACGGCATGGCGCTTGGGGTTATCGGCATGTTGCTGATGGCGCTCGCGCTGTGGTTCGCCTCGCCGCTGCTGTTTGCCTGCGGGCTGGCGGTGCTGGGCGCGGGCATGGGTTCCGCCGAAGTGGCGCTCAATGTCGAAGGCGCGACCGTCGAGCAGTTACAGAACAAGACCGTTCTGCCGATGATGCACGGCTTTTACAGCCTCGGCACGCTGATTGGCGCGGGCATCGGCCTGAGCCTGACGGCGTTGCATTTTCGCGCCGATCTGCATCTCGCGATTGCCACGCTGATTACCGTTATCCCGATTATCATCGGGCTGCGGGCTATCCCGAGGGGCGTCGGCATCGAGACGAAAGAAGCGCGCCAGCAGCGTCCTGCCGGCCATATCCCGTTCTGGAGAGACACCCAGCTGCTGTTGATTGGTCTGATTGTGCTGGCGATGGCGTTTGCCGAAGGCTCCGCCAACGACTGGCTGCCGCTCCTGATGGTGGACGGCCACGGTTTCAGCCCCACCTCCGGCTCGCTCATTTACGCCGGTTTTACGCTCGGCATGACGCTCGGCCGTTTCTTTGGCGGCTGGTTTATCGACCGCTACAGCCGCGTTAACGTGGTGCGCGCCAGCGCCATTATGGGCGCGCTCGGCATCGGGCTGATTATCTTTGTCGATAACCCGATTATCGCGAGCGTGTCGGTGCTGCTGTGGGGTCTGGGCGCGTCGCTCGGCTTCCCGCTGACGATTTCGGCGGCGAGCGATACCGGGCCGGATGCGCCGGTGCGCGTGAGTGTGGTGGCGACGGCAGGCTATATCGCCTTCCTGGTGGGCCCGCCGTTACTCGGCTTCCTGGGGGAACATTACGGATTACGCAGCGCGATGCTGGTGGTGTTGTCACTGGTCGTGCTGGCGGCCGTGGTGGCTCGCGCGGTGGCGAAACCCGCTACGCCTGTGGCGTCAGCGTCCGGGCAGGCGCGTGACGTTATTTAA
- a CDS encoding MFS transporter, producing MQTHANRTGRLGRQALLFPLCLVLYEFSTYIGNDMIQPGMLAVVEQYQAGVEWVPTSMTAYLAGGMFLQWLLGPLSDRIGRRPVMLAGVVWFIVTCLATLLAQTIEQFTVLRFLQGISLCFIGAVGYAAIQESFEEAVCIKITALMANVALIAPLLGPLVGAAWVHAAPWEMMFVLFAALAAISFFGLWRAMPETATRLGEKLSLRELGRDYKAVLKNLRFVSGALAIGFVSLPLLAWIAQSPVIIISGEQMSTYEYGLLQVPIFGALIIGNLVLAKLTARRSVRSLIVMGGWPMMAGLALAALATVISSHAYLWMTAGLSIYAFGIGIANAGLVRLTLFASDISKGTVSAAMGMLQMTIFTVGIEVSKHAWLGGGNALFNLFNFASGLLWLGLMAIFLKDKTVGTRPEG from the coding sequence ATGCAAACTCACGCAAACCGAACCGGACGTCTCGGACGCCAGGCGCTGCTGTTCCCGCTCTGCCTGGTGCTCTACGAATTCTCGACTTATATCGGCAACGACATGATCCAGCCGGGCATGCTCGCGGTCGTCGAACAGTATCAGGCGGGCGTTGAATGGGTGCCGACCTCCATGACCGCTTATCTCGCGGGCGGCATGTTTTTACAGTGGCTGCTCGGCCCGCTCTCTGATCGCATCGGCAGACGCCCCGTAATGCTGGCGGGCGTGGTGTGGTTTATCGTCACCTGCCTCGCCACGCTGCTGGCCCAGACCATTGAGCAGTTCACCGTGCTGCGCTTTTTGCAGGGGATCAGCCTGTGTTTTATCGGCGCGGTAGGGTATGCGGCGATTCAGGAGTCGTTTGAAGAGGCGGTGTGCATCAAAATCACCGCGCTGATGGCGAACGTGGCGCTGATCGCGCCGCTGCTCGGGCCGCTGGTGGGCGCCGCCTGGGTGCACGCCGCGCCCTGGGAGATGATGTTCGTGCTGTTCGCGGCGCTGGCGGCCATCTCTTTCTTTGGCCTGTGGCGCGCCATGCCGGAGACGGCCACGCGGCTTGGCGAGAAGCTGTCGCTGCGCGAGCTGGGCCGCGACTATAAAGCGGTGCTGAAAAACCTGCGGTTTGTGTCCGGGGCGCTGGCGATAGGCTTCGTCAGCCTGCCGCTGCTGGCGTGGATCGCGCAGTCGCCGGTCATTATCATCAGCGGCGAGCAGATGAGCACCTATGAGTATGGCCTGTTGCAGGTGCCGATTTTCGGCGCGCTGATTATCGGCAACCTGGTGCTGGCCAAGCTCACCGCGCGGCGCTCCGTGCGCTCGCTGATTGTGATGGGCGGCTGGCCGATGATGGCTGGGCTGGCGCTGGCGGCGCTCGCCACGGTGATTTCATCCCATGCCTACCTCTGGATGACGGCGGGGCTGAGCATCTACGCCTTCGGCATCGGCATAGCCAACGCGGGCCTGGTGCGCCTGACGCTCTTTGCCAGCGACATCAGCAAAGGCACCGTCTCCGCGGCGATGGGCATGTTGCAGATGACCATTTTCACGGTGGGTATCGAAGTCAGCAAACACGCCTGGCTCGGCGGCGGCAACGCGCTGTTTAACCTGTTTAACTTCGCAAGCGGCCTGCTGTGGCTGGGCCTGATGGCGATTTTCCTGAAGGACAAAACCGTCGGCACCCGCCCGGAAGGCTAA
- a CDS encoding DUF1493 family protein, translating into MKTVSDKEIQAIILKELPLVTSFTLKTQQHDINSPLQETFEAEDIAEMAQALFSHFGTEHSCFDLAAYYPWKAPRLFSRKPVIQDKPPLTIRMFVASVKAGRWLYGNCQE; encoded by the coding sequence ATGAAGACGGTATCTGATAAAGAGATTCAGGCAATAATCTTAAAAGAATTGCCGCTGGTGACGTCTTTTACACTTAAAACACAACAGCATGATATTAACAGCCCTTTGCAGGAAACGTTTGAAGCCGAGGATATCGCAGAGATGGCGCAGGCGCTTTTTAGCCACTTCGGAACAGAGCACAGCTGCTTCGATCTGGCCGCCTACTATCCGTGGAAAGCTCCACGATTGTTTTCACGCAAGCCAGTGATACAGGATAAACCGCCATTGACAATCAGGATGTTTGTGGCGTCAGTGAAGGCGGGGAGGTGGTTGTATGGAAATTGTCAGGAGTAG
- the ybjG gene encoding undecaprenyl-diphosphate phosphatase, producing the protein MMEALNQFLFLHINATPASPGWLIALATFIARDLISIVPLLPAVLWLWRPGERRLVVKFALALLISLAVSWVAGHLFPHPRPFVVGLGHQFLPHAPDDSYPSDHGTVIFTFALAFLFWHRVWSGALLMAVACAIAWSRVYLGVHWPLDMAGGLLVAMLACLSAQILWSPLGEPLYRALRQLYRFCFALPIRKGWVRD; encoded by the coding sequence ATGATGGAAGCGTTGAATCAATTTCTGTTTTTGCACATTAACGCGACGCCCGCGTCGCCGGGCTGGCTTATCGCGCTGGCGACGTTTATCGCCCGCGATCTTATCTCGATTGTGCCGCTGCTGCCGGCGGTGCTCTGGCTCTGGCGGCCTGGCGAGCGCCGGCTGGTGGTGAAGTTCGCGCTGGCGCTGCTCATCAGCCTTGCCGTTTCCTGGGTTGCCGGTCATCTGTTTCCGCATCCGCGCCCGTTTGTGGTCGGCCTCGGTCATCAGTTCCTGCCGCACGCGCCGGACGACTCCTACCCAAGCGATCACGGCACCGTGATTTTCACCTTCGCGCTGGCGTTTCTCTTCTGGCACCGCGTCTGGTCTGGCGCGCTGTTAATGGCGGTCGCCTGCGCGATCGCCTGGTCGCGCGTTTATCTGGGCGTCCACTGGCCGCTCGATATGGCGGGCGGTCTGCTGGTGGCGATGCTCGCCTGCCTGAGCGCGCAGATCCTCTGGTCGCCGCTCGGCGAACCGCTCTATCGCGCGCTGCGCCAGCTTTATCGTTTCTGTTTTGCCCTGCCCATCCGTAAAGGCTGGGTGCGTGACTAA
- a CDS encoding Cof-type HAD-IIB family hydrolase — protein MTVKLIAVDMDGTFLRDDKTYHRERFLKQYAELKARGIRFVVASGNQYYQLASFFPDIADDIAFVAENGAWVVCEGEDVFNGELSDDDYRHVVDHLMTLDHLEIIACGKHSGYTLKRYDERFKEMAAHYYHRLAFVDDLHGINDIFFKFALNLPDIELLKRMDELTEAFEGIVVPVSSGHGSIDLIIPGLHKANGIQMLQQRWGIADSEVVAFGDGGNDVEMLRHAGFGFAMDNAPEAIHKVARYRAPANNQDGVLEIIDKVLNGDAPFA, from the coding sequence ATGACAGTTAAGTTAATCGCCGTGGATATGGACGGCACGTTTTTACGCGATGACAAGACGTATCACCGCGAGCGTTTTCTTAAGCAATACGCCGAACTGAAAGCGCGCGGCATCCGTTTTGTGGTGGCGAGCGGCAACCAGTACTACCAGCTGGCGTCGTTCTTCCCGGACATCGCCGACGACATCGCCTTCGTGGCGGAAAACGGCGCGTGGGTGGTGTGCGAAGGGGAAGATGTGTTTAACGGCGAGCTCAGCGATGACGACTATCGTCACGTCGTCGACCACCTGATGACGCTGGACCATCTGGAAATCATCGCCTGCGGGAAACACAGCGGCTACACGCTCAAGCGCTACGACGAGCGCTTCAAAGAGATGGCGGCGCACTACTATCACCGCCTGGCGTTTGTCGACGACCTGCACGGTATCAACGACATTTTCTTTAAATTCGCGCTTAACCTGCCGGATATCGAGTTACTGAAACGAATGGACGAACTGACCGAGGCGTTTGAAGGGATCGTGGTGCCGGTCTCCAGCGGCCACGGCTCTATCGATCTCATCATTCCGGGGCTTCATAAAGCCAACGGCATTCAGATGCTGCAACAGCGCTGGGGCATTGCGGACAGCGAGGTCGTGGCGTTTGGCGACGGCGGCAATGACGTTGAGATGCTGCGTCATGCCGGGTTTGGGTTTGCGATGGACAACGCGCCGGAGGCGATCCACAAAGTCGCGCGTTACCGTGCGCCCGCCAACAATCAGGACGGCGTACTGGAGATTATCGACAAGGTGCTGAACGGCGACGCGCCGTTCGCCTGA
- the deoR gene encoding DNA-binding transcriptional repressor DeoR produces METRRDERLAQLLQALKRQDKMHLKEAAALLGVSEMTIRRDLQGNDAPVTLLGGYIVLEPRGVAVSRYLLSDEQTRLVEEKRHAAALAASLARPHQTLFFDCGTTTPWVIDALDDALPFTGICYSLNTFLALQEKPHCRVILCGGEFHASNAIFKPLNFQETLRNLCPDIAFFSAAGVHPQYGATCFNLDELPVKHWALEMAQRHVIVADHSKFGQVRPACMGPLEAFDTIATDRMPDDAFIAWAQAANISVMW; encoded by the coding sequence ATGGAAACGCGGCGTGACGAGCGACTGGCGCAACTGCTACAGGCACTGAAGCGACAGGATAAAATGCATCTCAAAGAGGCGGCGGCGCTGCTGGGCGTCTCGGAGATGACGATTCGCCGCGACCTGCAGGGCAATGACGCGCCGGTCACGCTGCTTGGCGGCTACATAGTGCTGGAGCCGCGCGGCGTGGCGGTAAGCCGCTACCTGTTAAGCGATGAGCAGACCCGGCTGGTGGAGGAGAAACGCCACGCGGCCGCGCTCGCGGCGTCGCTCGCCCGCCCGCACCAGACGCTCTTTTTCGACTGCGGCACCACCACGCCGTGGGTCATCGACGCGCTGGACGACGCCCTGCCCTTTACCGGCATCTGCTATTCGCTTAACACCTTTCTGGCGCTCCAGGAGAAACCGCACTGCCGCGTTATTCTCTGCGGCGGCGAATTCCACGCCAGCAACGCCATTTTCAAGCCGCTGAACTTCCAGGAGACGCTGCGCAATCTCTGCCCCGATATCGCCTTTTTTTCAGCGGCGGGCGTGCATCCGCAGTATGGCGCGACCTGTTTTAATCTCGACGAATTGCCGGTGAAACACTGGGCGCTGGAGATGGCCCAGCGTCATGTCATCGTGGCCGATCACAGTAAGTTTGGGCAGGTGCGGCCCGCCTGCATGGGGCCGCTTGAGGCGTTCGATACTATCGCGACTGACCGCATGCCCGACGACGCGTTTATCGCCTGGGCGCAGGCGGCGAACATCAGCGTGATGTGGTAA
- a CDS encoding phage integrase has protein sequence MAVRKLTTGKWLCECYPMGRSGRRVRKQFATKGEALAFERYTMEETEAKPWLGESVDRRSLKDIVELWFKLHGKSLTAGEHVYDKLLLMVGALGNPPATDLTAKMFAHYRDKRLTGEIYFSEKWKNGASPVTINLEQSYLSGVFSELARLGEWSAPNPLENMRKFTIAEKEMAWLTHEQITELLDDCRRQSPLLALVVKICLSTGARWREAVNLTRSQVTKYRITFTRTKGKKNRSIPISKELYEEIIALDGFKFFTDCYFQFLSVMDKTSIVLPRGQLTHVLRHTFAAHFMMSGGNILALQKILGHHDIKMTMRYAHLAPDHLETALRFNPLATLSVNEVNFKRVP, from the coding sequence ATGGCAGTACGAAAACTCACAACAGGAAAATGGCTCTGCGAGTGTTATCCCATGGGACGCTCTGGCAGGCGTGTCCGCAAGCAGTTTGCAACAAAAGGTGAAGCTCTGGCCTTTGAACGCTACACCATGGAGGAAACTGAAGCAAAACCCTGGCTGGGCGAATCGGTAGACCGTCGTTCATTAAAAGACATAGTTGAACTCTGGTTCAAGCTGCACGGCAAATCTTTGACTGCTGGCGAACATGTTTATGACAAGCTGCTCCTGATGGTTGGTGCCCTCGGAAATCCTCCTGCGACAGACCTCACAGCTAAAATGTTTGCACACTACCGCGACAAACGTCTGACCGGAGAAATCTATTTCAGTGAGAAATGGAAAAATGGAGCGAGTCCGGTAACTATCAATTTAGAACAAAGCTATCTGAGCGGAGTTTTTAGTGAGCTGGCCCGGCTTGGAGAATGGAGCGCACCGAACCCACTTGAGAACATGCGCAAATTCACCATTGCTGAAAAAGAGATGGCCTGGCTAACGCATGAGCAAATAACAGAACTATTGGACGACTGCCGTCGTCAAAGCCCCCTTCTCGCTTTGGTTGTCAAAATCTGCCTAAGCACAGGTGCACGTTGGCGCGAAGCTGTAAACCTTACGCGTTCACAGGTTACAAAATACCGAATCACATTTACTAGAACCAAAGGCAAAAAGAACCGCAGCATTCCGATTAGCAAAGAGCTGTATGAGGAAATCATTGCCCTGGACGGCTTCAAATTCTTTACTGACTGCTATTTCCAATTTTTGTCGGTGATGGATAAAACCTCAATTGTCCTTCCACGCGGACAACTGACTCATGTTCTTCGACACACATTTGCAGCCCACTTTATGATGTCCGGCGGTAACATTCTTGCTTTACAAAAAATCCTTGGACATCACGACATCAAAATGACAATGCGTTATGCTCATCTAGCGCCTGATCACTTAGAAACAGCACTTCGCTTTAATCCTCTGGCAACACTGAGTGTCAATGAAGTAAATTTTAAAAGGGTTCCATAA
- a CDS encoding TetR/AcrR family transcriptional regulator, translating into MATRQNDPQRRERILEATLACIATHGFHHITHRKIALEAGVPLGSVTYYFTTLEALLAEAFTRFAESMSRQYQALMAQAQSREEACEALTALICGAQVTTPENMELMYQLYAYASRQPQLKIIMQDWMRRSQQTLETWFDPATARALDAFVEGMTLHYVVDREPLNRETIRSMVGRIVGEG; encoded by the coding sequence ATGGCGACACGACAAAACGACCCGCAACGCCGCGAGCGTATTCTGGAAGCGACGCTCGCCTGCATCGCCACGCACGGCTTTCATCATATTACGCACCGTAAAATCGCCCTTGAGGCTGGCGTGCCGCTGGGCTCGGTCACCTACTATTTTACGACGCTGGAGGCGCTGCTGGCCGAGGCGTTTACGCGTTTCGCCGAGAGCATGTCGCGCCAGTACCAGGCGCTGATGGCGCAGGCGCAGAGCCGTGAAGAGGCCTGCGAGGCGTTAACGGCGCTGATTTGCGGCGCGCAGGTGACGACGCCAGAAAATATGGAGCTGATGTACCAGCTTTACGCCTACGCCAGCCGCCAGCCGCAACTCAAGATCATCATGCAGGACTGGATGCGCCGCAGCCAGCAGACGCTCGAAACCTGGTTCGACCCGGCGACCGCCCGCGCGCTCGATGCGTTTGTCGAAGGGATGACGCTGCACTACGTCGTCGACCGCGAGCCGCTGAATCGCGAGACCATCCGCAGTATGGTGGGGAGAATTGTGGGGGAGGGGTGA